A region of Alteromonadaceae bacterium 2753L.S.0a.02 DNA encodes the following proteins:
- a CDS encoding pyruvate formate lyase activating enzyme, with product MLRHFLPQHSHAIRTEYWHTLEDSRVQCDICPRACKLHEGQRGACFVRGCEQGKVVLYSYGKSSGFCVDPIEKKPLNHFLPGTPVLSFGTAGCNLACKFCQNWDMSKSREMDTLSSQAMPEELALKAAQLGCRSVAFTYNDPVIFHEYAIDTAQACAAHGVKSVAVTAGYMAPTARIEFFKYMDAANIDLKAFNPTFYKNMCGAHLEDVLQTLCYVKHETKTWLEITTLLIPDENDSPSELHDLCEWLADNLGLQVPLHFTAFHPDWKMRDKPRTPVATLERARNIALEVGLQFVYTGNVHDSKGGSTWCPQCNKRLIARDWYELGEWHLNVNDESSAARCAFCDAEIVGVFDAAPGAWGARRMRVEMSQ from the coding sequence ATGTTGCGACACTTTCTTCCTCAACATTCACATGCTATTCGTACAGAGTATTGGCACACCCTAGAAGATAGTCGTGTGCAATGCGACATTTGTCCGCGAGCCTGTAAGTTACATGAAGGGCAGCGCGGGGCATGCTTTGTTCGCGGCTGCGAGCAGGGCAAAGTGGTGCTTTACAGTTACGGTAAATCCAGTGGATTCTGCGTTGATCCTATTGAGAAAAAGCCGTTGAATCATTTTTTGCCGGGTACGCCAGTGCTAAGTTTTGGGACTGCGGGCTGTAATTTGGCTTGTAAATTCTGCCAGAACTGGGATATGAGCAAATCTCGTGAAATGGATACCTTGAGCTCGCAGGCAATGCCCGAGGAATTGGCATTAAAAGCTGCACAGCTGGGCTGTCGTTCGGTGGCTTTTACCTACAATGACCCTGTTATTTTTCACGAATACGCTATTGATACCGCACAGGCGTGCGCGGCGCATGGCGTTAAATCCGTTGCGGTAACTGCGGGCTATATGGCGCCCACTGCTCGTATCGAATTTTTTAAATATATGGACGCCGCGAATATTGATTTAAAAGCGTTTAACCCCACGTTCTATAAAAATATGTGCGGTGCGCATCTCGAAGATGTATTGCAAACACTGTGTTACGTGAAGCATGAAACAAAAACCTGGTTGGAGATAACTACTTTACTTATTCCAGACGAAAACGATTCACCCTCTGAATTACATGACTTGTGCGAATGGCTGGCAGATAATCTTGGGCTACAGGTGCCCTTGCACTTCACCGCGTTTCACCCCGACTGGAAAATGCGCGACAAACCCCGCACCCCAGTGGCGACCCTTGAACGCGCCAGAAATATTGCATTGGAGGTGGGGTTGCAGTTTGTTTATACCGGCAATGTCCACGACAGCAAGGGTGGAAGTACCTGGTGTCCGCAATGCAACAAACGGCTTATTGCCCGGGATTGGTACGAGTTGGGGGAATGGCATCTAAACGTCAACGATGAAAGCTCCGCAGCGCGCTGCGCTTTTTGCGACGCTGAGATTGTCGGTGTTTTTGATGCGGCACCAGGCGCTTGGGGAGCCAGGCGTATGCGCGTCGAAATGTCTCAGTAA
- a CDS encoding putative chitinase, which translates to MAILNSVGSNGSDEQTDVKVIQAALNLVEHPDFQLARKLSVDGLAGNSTLAAIKLFQEKVVGLANPDGRIDPNGNTIAALSQHIIKDLHLSLDALIAIMAHGSHSKIETFQPLLNSEMPNYQISSPLRIAHFLAQLGHESLSFTYTEEIASGEDYEGRADLGNTEPGDGKRFKGRGLIQLTGRANYAAYSEHANLDLLTRPNEHLVSNNPVYALDVSLWFWDKHALNALADEDDVEAITRKINGGTNGLADRKAYLARAKFFLLV; encoded by the coding sequence ATGGCCATACTCAACAGCGTAGGCAGCAACGGCAGTGATGAACAAACCGACGTAAAAGTGATTCAAGCGGCACTAAACCTGGTTGAACACCCCGATTTTCAATTAGCTCGCAAGTTAAGTGTCGATGGCCTAGCGGGCAACAGCACATTGGCGGCGATAAAGCTTTTTCAGGAAAAAGTCGTTGGGCTTGCCAACCCGGACGGACGCATTGATCCTAACGGCAACACAATTGCCGCCCTAAGCCAGCATATTATAAAAGACCTGCATCTCAGCCTGGATGCACTGATTGCCATCATGGCTCACGGCAGCCATTCCAAAATTGAGACTTTTCAACCGCTGTTAAATTCAGAAATGCCCAATTACCAAATTAGCTCACCATTGCGAATCGCGCATTTTCTGGCGCAACTGGGGCATGAGAGTTTGTCATTTACTTACACCGAGGAAATTGCCAGCGGTGAAGATTACGAAGGCCGCGCAGATTTGGGTAACACAGAACCCGGTGATGGCAAACGCTTTAAAGGTCGCGGCTTAATTCAATTAACCGGTCGCGCAAATTACGCGGCCTATTCGGAACACGCTAACCTGGACCTGCTCACCCGACCCAATGAACATTTGGTATCAAATAATCCGGTTTATGCCCTGGACGTGAGCTTGTGGTTTTGGGATAAGCACGCGCTTAACGCGCTTGCAGACGAAGACGACGTCGAGGCAATTACCCGAAAAATTAACGGTGGCACCAACGGCTTGGCAGATCGCAAAGCCTACCTGGCACGTGCGAAATTTTTCTTATTGGTATAA
- a CDS encoding alpha-N-arabinofuranosidase, which produces MFSFIRNITCLVFIFLSSLHSFAETKVSIATNDPGATIHRNIYGQFMEHLGRGIYEGIWVGEDSKIPNTKGYRKDVLKALKELKVPLLRWPGGCFADEYHWQDAVGPREQRSKTVNTTWGGVIDDNAFGTHEFMDLAEMLGAEVYINANLGTGSPREMAAWLEYMTSDSDSTLANLRRANGREKPWKVHYFAIGNESWGCGGTMRPGYYADLYKHWASFAKTPTDNKPIMIASGGHTDQTEWTETLMKEVPVTWSVRMNAISHHYYTLPTGNWDKHGAALNFSEQEWFSTLWQTLRIEGFIQQNIAIMDKYDPEKKVGFYVDEWGTWFDTEQGDNPGFLFQQNSLRDALVAALNLNIFHKYAERVQMTNIAQMVNVLQAMILTDKEKMILTPTYHVFKMYIPFQDATSLPVTISGSDEYSVGDRSVPGLSASAAIAKNGKTYLALSNLHPTQAKAVMVDAGNAKRAKGQLLTAEEMDAHNTFKNPHSLEPRKISYKAENGKLVLQLPAKSVMVVQLD; this is translated from the coding sequence ATGTTTTCATTTATTCGAAACATTACTTGTTTGGTATTTATATTTCTGAGTTCACTGCACAGTTTCGCTGAGACCAAGGTTAGCATCGCTACAAACGACCCAGGGGCCACGATTCATCGCAACATTTACGGCCAGTTTATGGAACATCTGGGGCGGGGCATTTACGAAGGTATTTGGGTAGGCGAGGATTCCAAGATCCCCAACACCAAAGGCTACCGCAAAGACGTTCTCAAAGCTCTGAAAGAGCTTAAAGTGCCTTTGTTACGCTGGCCTGGCGGCTGCTTTGCCGATGAATACCACTGGCAAGATGCGGTTGGACCAAGGGAGCAACGCAGCAAGACCGTGAATACCACCTGGGGCGGCGTTATCGACGACAACGCCTTCGGCACCCATGAATTTATGGACTTGGCGGAAATGCTGGGCGCTGAAGTTTATATCAACGCCAACCTCGGCACCGGTTCACCCAGGGAAATGGCCGCCTGGCTGGAATACATGACATCCGACAGCGATTCCACCCTGGCAAATCTGCGGCGCGCCAATGGACGGGAAAAACCCTGGAAAGTCCATTATTTTGCCATCGGTAACGAGAGTTGGGGCTGTGGCGGAACCATGCGCCCCGGCTACTATGCCGATCTGTACAAGCATTGGGCGAGTTTCGCGAAAACCCCTACAGACAACAAACCTATTATGATTGCCAGCGGCGGCCACACCGACCAAACAGAGTGGACCGAAACGCTTATGAAGGAAGTGCCTGTTACCTGGAGTGTACGTATGAATGCCATTAGCCATCACTACTACACGCTACCTACCGGTAACTGGGACAAACATGGCGCGGCGTTAAATTTCTCGGAGCAAGAATGGTTTTCTACACTCTGGCAAACCCTGCGTATTGAGGGGTTCATTCAGCAGAATATCGCCATCATGGACAAGTACGACCCCGAGAAGAAAGTCGGTTTTTATGTTGATGAATGGGGCACATGGTTTGATACCGAGCAGGGCGACAACCCCGGTTTCCTGTTCCAGCAAAACAGCCTGCGCGATGCGCTGGTTGCCGCGCTTAACCTCAACATATTCCATAAGTATGCCGAGCGCGTGCAAATGACCAACATCGCCCAAATGGTTAACGTATTACAGGCGATGATTCTCACCGACAAAGAAAAAATGATTCTCACCCCCACCTACCATGTGTTCAAAATGTACATTCCATTTCAGGATGCCACCTCGTTGCCGGTGACCATTTCGGGAAGCGACGAATACAGTGTGGGTGACAGATCTGTTCCCGGTTTGAGCGCGTCCGCCGCAATCGCCAAAAACGGCAAAACCTATCTGGCGCTAAGCAATTTGCACCCCACCCAGGCTAAAGCGGTAATGGTTGATGCAGGTAATGCGAAACGTGCCAAGGGCCAACTCCTTACAGCCGAGGAAATGGACGCACACAACACCTTTAAAAATCCGCACAGTCTGGAACCCAGAAAAATTTCCTATAAGGCCGAAAACGGCAAGTTGGTATTGCAGCTTCCGGCCAAATCAGTAATGGTAGTCCAGCTCGATTAA
- a CDS encoding methyl-accepting chemotaxis protein, with protein sequence MRYMLAYSVNNLVRTLGIKSVAGQFSLAFIAIIACALVSAGSLYLTLSASADTVNIAGRQRMLSQRLAKEALLTAQGGADKSVMQATIRLFETSQRQLLNGDSAQGINPPATEQIYKQLKKVESLWQKYKSTILDYVASGDKAKLTQLQAESVTVLTEMNAAVGMIASNSNKELSYQQWLSLLMAAAIILIAVIGQYLGMYWLMEQIHLLGDRLLKVARGDFSEKIEAQASENEVGEMFLAYNSMVAQVGGIVNSVKTLAESVSEQAGALMTEAQSAERYVNAQNKELEQVATAMNEMTATVNEVAGHAEEAAANANSAGDEANNGYKIVDQSYSNTEAMNASLSAAVGVMEELNKDSQQIGQVLTVITGIAEQTNLLALNAAIEAARAGEQGRGFAVVADEVRTLAQKTQVSTEEIQAIIERLQNQTVKAVDVVQKSTGAAQRSSEQMAHANAALQRIVDSVSNIQQMSTLIATAASEQSHVAAEIDSNITSVSAAASETTQVATHVREHATGINRDIIKLHESVAALKF encoded by the coding sequence ATGCGGTATATGCTTGCCTATTCAGTGAATAACCTTGTGCGAACACTCGGAATTAAGTCTGTTGCCGGGCAATTTAGCCTGGCGTTTATTGCGATTATAGCCTGTGCATTGGTTTCCGCCGGTTCACTTTACCTCACTTTATCGGCCAGCGCAGACACTGTGAATATTGCCGGTCGACAACGTATGCTGAGCCAGCGCCTCGCCAAAGAAGCCTTGCTGACAGCGCAGGGAGGAGCAGATAAATCGGTGATGCAGGCAACCATTCGTTTGTTTGAGACCTCGCAGCGCCAGCTGCTCAATGGCGACTCCGCTCAGGGGATTAATCCCCCTGCCACCGAACAAATATACAAACAATTAAAAAAAGTGGAATCACTGTGGCAGAAATACAAAAGCACCATACTCGACTATGTCGCAAGCGGAGATAAAGCGAAGCTGACGCAACTTCAGGCGGAGAGCGTTACGGTTTTAACGGAAATGAATGCAGCGGTTGGTATGATCGCCAGCAACTCCAATAAAGAATTAAGCTACCAGCAATGGCTCAGCCTGCTAATGGCCGCAGCGATTATTTTAATTGCCGTTATCGGTCAATATTTGGGAATGTATTGGTTGATGGAGCAGATCCATTTGTTGGGGGATCGACTGCTGAAAGTTGCGCGCGGTGATTTTAGCGAAAAAATCGAAGCACAAGCCAGCGAAAATGAAGTGGGTGAGATGTTCCTCGCCTATAACTCAATGGTTGCGCAAGTGGGTGGGATAGTTAATTCGGTGAAAACGCTGGCAGAAAGCGTTTCCGAACAGGCGGGTGCTTTAATGACAGAAGCGCAGTCTGCTGAACGCTATGTCAACGCACAAAATAAAGAGTTGGAGCAGGTTGCAACGGCGATGAATGAAATGACCGCAACGGTTAACGAAGTTGCAGGTCATGCGGAGGAGGCAGCCGCCAACGCCAATAGCGCCGGCGATGAAGCCAACAACGGTTATAAAATTGTTGACCAATCTTACTCTAACACCGAAGCCATGAATGCCAGTTTGAGCGCTGCGGTGGGAGTTATGGAAGAGCTCAACAAAGACTCACAACAGATTGGTCAGGTGCTCACGGTAATCACCGGTATTGCAGAACAAACCAATTTATTGGCGCTTAACGCGGCAATCGAAGCTGCTCGCGCGGGCGAACAGGGCAGGGGTTTTGCGGTAGTTGCGGACGAAGTACGCACCCTTGCACAAAAAACACAGGTGTCCACGGAAGAAATTCAGGCCATTATAGAGAGGCTGCAAAACCAAACAGTGAAGGCTGTAGACGTAGTGCAGAAAAGCACTGGCGCTGCGCAGCGGAGTTCTGAACAAATGGCACACGCCAACGCCGCGTTGCAACGTATTGTGGATTCTGTTTCGAATATACAGCAGATGAGTACGCTTATTGCCACCGCAGCTTCGGAGCAGTCCCATGTTGCCGCCGAAATAGACAGTAATATTACCAGCGTATCTGCTGCAGCTTCAGAAACTACCCAGGTTGCCACCCATGTGCGTGAACATGCAACGGGCATCAATCGCGATATTATCAAACTGCACGAATCGGTCGCAGCGCTGAAATTTTAG
- a CDS encoding TatD DNase family protein, producing the protein MFIDSHCHLDFDVFRHDRDLILASCADAGVSKILMPGVSPEQWERVADLCSNHQELVYAVGLHPWWLNKTKELEMIAQDFLRHVVVNKCVAIGECGLDCNIDVPLEQQLVVFNWHLKQAQKLAKPVIIHSVKAHHHTLSALQNFPGVRGVVHAFSGSYETGMAYWEKGFYLGIGGTISYERAHKTRNAVAKLPLEALLLETDAPDMPLQGKQGSRNTPENLPLVAQILAHLKNRTIDTVANQTSANFQQLFQCRL; encoded by the coding sequence ATGTTTATCGACTCGCATTGTCACCTGGATTTCGACGTATTTCGGCACGACCGTGATCTCATACTGGCGTCCTGTGCAGATGCTGGGGTCTCTAAAATATTGATGCCTGGAGTATCGCCCGAGCAGTGGGAGCGGGTCGCAGATCTGTGCAGTAATCACCAAGAACTGGTATATGCAGTGGGCTTGCATCCCTGGTGGCTCAATAAAACAAAAGAACTGGAGATGATCGCTCAGGATTTTTTACGGCACGTCGTTGTAAATAAGTGTGTAGCCATTGGTGAATGCGGTCTGGATTGTAACATCGACGTTCCATTAGAACAGCAGCTTGTTGTGTTTAATTGGCATTTAAAACAAGCGCAAAAGTTGGCTAAACCGGTAATTATTCACAGTGTGAAAGCCCATCATCACACGCTTAGTGCCTTACAGAATTTCCCAGGAGTTCGGGGGGTTGTACATGCATTTAGTGGCAGCTACGAAACCGGCATGGCATATTGGGAGAAAGGTTTCTATTTGGGAATTGGCGGTACTATTTCTTATGAACGAGCTCATAAAACCCGAAATGCTGTCGCAAAATTACCTTTGGAAGCGCTGCTTCTGGAAACCGACGCCCCCGATATGCCGTTGCAGGGAAAACAGGGTAGTCGCAACACGCCAGAAAATTTACCGTTAGTCGCGCAGATTTTGGCACATTTAAAAAACCGTACTATCGACACGGTAGCCAACCAAACCTCCGCCAATTTTCAACAACTATTTCAATGCCGTTTGTAG
- a CDS encoding tRNA A37 threonylcarbamoyladenosine dehydratase, protein MTLSRNYLDRFGGIARLHGQAALEALHEAHIALVGLGGVGTWAAEALARSGVGELTLIELDDVCITNTNRQLHALSQHIGQAKNTVTCERLKAINPEIKLHAIHDFLTKNNVHELIGEQHDVVVDAIDSVAVKAALAAYCSYQKQWLVMAGASGGKRDPTQVTVDDLGRTSADPMLAKVRSQLYRHYNFAKNKNRKFRIDVVYSTEQMVYPQPDGSVCSNKKVLQEGTKLDCAGGFGSAVMVTGTFGFVAASRAIERYLQTALK, encoded by the coding sequence ATGACGCTCTCCCGCAATTATCTCGACCGCTTCGGCGGAATCGCGCGCTTACACGGTCAGGCCGCTCTTGAAGCACTTCACGAGGCCCATATCGCGCTTGTGGGGCTCGGTGGCGTGGGCACATGGGCTGCAGAGGCACTGGCGCGCAGTGGAGTGGGAGAACTCACCCTCATCGAGTTGGATGATGTCTGTATAACCAACACCAACCGCCAGTTACACGCTCTATCCCAGCATATCGGGCAAGCCAAAAATACGGTAACCTGCGAGCGCCTGAAAGCCATTAACCCGGAAATTAAACTGCACGCTATCCATGACTTTTTAACCAAAAACAACGTGCATGAATTAATTGGCGAACAACATGATGTGGTGGTTGATGCGATAGACTCAGTGGCGGTAAAAGCGGCGCTAGCAGCCTACTGCAGTTATCAAAAACAATGGCTGGTGATGGCAGGAGCCTCCGGTGGCAAACGCGACCCCACACAGGTAACCGTTGATGACCTGGGCAGAACCAGCGCCGACCCGATGCTTGCAAAGGTGCGCAGCCAATTATATCGGCACTATAATTTTGCTAAAAATAAAAACCGTAAATTTCGGATTGATGTGGTTTATTCCACAGAACAGATGGTGTATCCACAGCCCGATGGTTCGGTGTGCAGCAATAAAAAAGTCTTACAGGAAGGCACCAAGCTCGATTGCGCGGGTGGCTTTGGTTCGGCGGTTATGGTTACCGGCACTTTCGGGTTTGTAGCAGCTTCGCGGGCAATAGAGCGCTACCTACAAACGGCATTGAAATAG
- a CDS encoding glutamate synthase domain-containing protein 2 produces MENGLHQIFSFLTFLFIFIVGLGIAGVLILFVIDITQTQSAIRRNYPVIGRFRYLFEHLGEFFRQYFFAMDREEMPFNRALRSWVYRAAKGVSTSVAFGSTRLNDRVGSPHFMNSVFAVLEQDKQTSQAIEFGPYCKTPYLASSFFNISGMSYGALSRPAVTALAQGAAKAGCWMNTGEGGTSSYHLEAGCDLVVQIGTAKYGVRDEHGNLSDEKLRALAARSKVKMFELKLSQGAKPGKGGILPAEKVTPEIAEIRGIEAGKASISPNRHPEIVDTDSLLDMVDHIRRVTGKPTGFKLVVGAPNWVAELCEKIIHRGLEDAPDFITIDSADGGTGAAPQPLMDYVGMPLRESLPLVIDTLNQYGLKSRIRVICSGKLISPGYVAQALATGADVVVSARGFMFALGCIQAMQCHKNTCPTGVTTHNKRLQRGLDPAVKSQRVANYHHQIVHDVEMIAHSCGVNQPADLKRDHVRLVTENGFSKSLAEIFPERRS; encoded by the coding sequence ATGGAAAACGGTTTGCATCAGATTTTTTCATTTCTTACATTTTTATTTATATTTATTGTCGGTTTGGGTATCGCTGGGGTGCTAATCCTGTTTGTAATCGACATCACTCAAACGCAATCTGCGATACGCCGCAACTATCCGGTTATCGGTCGATTTCGTTATTTATTCGAGCATTTGGGGGAGTTTTTCAGGCAGTACTTTTTTGCGATGGACCGCGAGGAAATGCCATTTAATCGCGCTTTACGATCGTGGGTTTATCGCGCTGCCAAAGGGGTTTCGACCAGTGTTGCTTTTGGTTCTACACGCTTGAATGACAGAGTCGGCTCGCCACATTTTATGAATTCGGTGTTTGCCGTGCTCGAGCAGGATAAACAAACCTCGCAAGCCATAGAGTTTGGCCCCTATTGCAAAACACCCTACCTGGCATCGTCGTTTTTTAATATCTCGGGCATGAGTTATGGGGCGCTATCGCGGCCTGCGGTAACTGCGCTGGCGCAGGGGGCCGCCAAGGCTGGTTGTTGGATGAACACCGGTGAGGGAGGCACATCCAGCTATCACCTCGAAGCGGGCTGCGATTTGGTCGTGCAAATCGGAACCGCAAAATATGGCGTGCGCGACGAACACGGCAATCTTAGCGATGAAAAACTCCGTGCACTGGCGGCTCGAAGCAAGGTTAAAATGTTCGAATTAAAACTCAGCCAGGGTGCAAAACCGGGTAAAGGCGGTATTTTACCCGCCGAAAAGGTTACTCCGGAAATTGCAGAAATACGCGGCATAGAAGCGGGCAAGGCCAGCATCAGCCCCAATCGGCACCCGGAAATCGTCGATACTGATAGCCTGTTGGATATGGTGGACCATATTCGCCGTGTGACTGGCAAGCCAACAGGTTTTAAGTTAGTTGTGGGTGCGCCTAACTGGGTTGCTGAACTGTGCGAAAAAATAATTCACCGGGGTTTGGAAGATGCGCCGGATTTTATAACCATTGACAGTGCCGATGGCGGCACCGGCGCCGCGCCGCAACCGCTTATGGACTATGTCGGCATGCCCTTGCGAGAAAGCCTGCCACTGGTTATCGACACGCTGAATCAATACGGCTTGAAAAGCCGCATTCGTGTCATCTGCTCAGGCAAGCTGATCTCACCGGGGTATGTTGCACAGGCCTTGGCAACCGGTGCCGATGTTGTTGTATCTGCGCGAGGCTTTATGTTTGCCCTGGGCTGCATTCAGGCCATGCAATGCCACAAAAATACCTGTCCTACAGGGGTTACTACGCACAATAAGCGCTTACAACGGGGTCTTGATCCCGCTGTAAAATCGCAACGGGTTGCCAACTACCACCATCAGATTGTGCACGATGTCGAAATGATTGCGCATTCTTGTGGGGTCAATCAGCCTGCGGATTTGAAGCGGGATCACGTGCGACTGGTAACCGAAAACGGCTTCTCAAAAAGTCTCGCCGAAATATTTCCAGAGCGGCGATCATAA
- a CDS encoding penicillin-binding protein 1C, producing MLLKLLSKRRYRLVLFFIVVIAALWLLDRCFPLALEKAQPHSFATVVFDRDDRPLRAFPDTNGVWRYKVSLDEVSPYYLEALLTYEDRRFWYHPGVDPVALIRAAVLNIKHQRVVSGGSTISMQVARLLHPHSRTVFGKLYQVVRTLQLEWHLNKREILTLYCNIAPFGGTIEGVQAASFTYLNKPARDLTQAEAALLAVLPQSPTKYRPDLHPNAAQIARNKVLDRMIALHAWNSATVNAAKLEQVFSLRHTPQQNAPLLSRRLLSQGEADSSQRIFTTVEGELQRSLQDYVNYYVNLQAPKTSAAVLVVENDTANVIAYVGTADFGNPERFGHVDMVTAIRSPGSTLKPFLYALALDDGLIHSQSLLSDVPQSWQDYRPGNFSGGFAGPVSASDALQRSLNVPAVQLFDRYGPKKFAAQLHNGGINLQMPNQEANLAVILGGVGISLEALVTGYMAFANQGKTKALRYTRMQPVTPERYLFSEQAAWVTQNILAGVTRPNGVKAVAALQPQNRLAWKTGTSFGFRDSWAVGVDRKYTIGVWLGRPDGTALPGNTGRLAAGPLLHTIADYLPDSRRAIVQPDKIVKRDICWPLGKLKTETTPQHCHQTLSAWIINDTVPPTFAETNSNQLNPFTFWFDAQNKHRINSGCHLTLTQDLQKSVALWPAPVEPWIPYRLRRAQQIPDYAANCDGVPTSPQGIHITGIEGGTRFKSPVNQNLKPRLDLMAVGGDGNQHWYINGRFHHSSRPLAKMAFNLALAGENQILVVDDAGNTDMVQVILE from the coding sequence ATGCTATTGAAATTGTTAAGTAAGCGCCGGTATCGCCTGGTACTCTTTTTTATTGTTGTAATTGCAGCGCTGTGGTTGTTGGATAGGTGTTTTCCGTTGGCGCTTGAAAAGGCTCAGCCGCACTCTTTTGCCACGGTGGTATTTGATCGCGATGACCGCCCTCTAAGAGCATTTCCCGATACCAACGGGGTATGGCGTTATAAGGTGAGTTTGGATGAAGTCTCCCCATACTATTTGGAGGCATTACTAACGTACGAAGACCGGCGCTTTTGGTATCACCCTGGTGTCGATCCCGTGGCCTTGATCCGTGCTGCTGTGTTGAATATCAAACACCAGCGGGTGGTGTCCGGCGGCTCAACAATATCCATGCAGGTCGCTCGTTTGTTGCACCCCCATTCGCGAACTGTGTTCGGTAAGCTTTATCAGGTAGTGCGAACTTTGCAATTGGAGTGGCATTTAAACAAGCGGGAAATTCTTACGCTCTACTGCAACATTGCGCCGTTTGGTGGCACCATCGAGGGGGTGCAGGCAGCCAGCTTTACTTATTTGAATAAACCCGCCAGGGATTTGACCCAGGCTGAAGCGGCCTTGCTCGCGGTGTTACCTCAATCGCCTACAAAATATCGTCCTGACTTACACCCCAACGCTGCGCAAATCGCGCGTAATAAAGTACTCGATCGTATGATCGCGCTACACGCATGGAATTCTGCAACAGTAAATGCCGCAAAACTCGAACAGGTATTCAGCTTGCGACACACTCCGCAACAAAATGCGCCTTTGTTGTCGCGGCGACTTTTGTCGCAAGGTGAAGCTGATAGTTCACAACGCATATTTACAACTGTGGAGGGTGAACTGCAGCGCAGTTTACAGGATTACGTCAATTACTACGTTAACCTGCAAGCCCCTAAAACCTCTGCTGCGGTTTTGGTGGTGGAAAACGATACTGCAAATGTAATTGCCTATGTAGGCACCGCCGACTTCGGCAATCCGGAGCGCTTTGGTCATGTCGATATGGTTACCGCGATTCGTTCGCCGGGTAGTACCTTAAAACCTTTTTTGTATGCACTCGCGCTGGATGACGGCTTGATTCATTCTCAATCGCTGTTAAGCGATGTGCCGCAAAGTTGGCAAGATTATCGACCCGGTAATTTTAGTGGTGGTTTTGCCGGGCCGGTGAGTGCAAGTGATGCTTTACAGCGCTCCCTTAATGTTCCCGCCGTGCAATTGTTTGATCGGTATGGCCCTAAAAAATTTGCAGCGCAGTTACATAATGGCGGTATCAATCTCCAAATGCCCAATCAGGAAGCCAATTTAGCCGTGATTCTGGGGGGTGTTGGGATAAGTCTGGAAGCGTTGGTCACCGGCTACATGGCATTTGCGAATCAGGGAAAAACCAAAGCTCTGCGTTATACCCGTATGCAACCAGTGACACCAGAGCGTTATTTATTTTCGGAGCAGGCCGCTTGGGTCACACAGAATATCCTCGCGGGGGTGACGCGTCCCAATGGTGTGAAGGCTGTTGCCGCTTTGCAGCCGCAAAATAGACTCGCCTGGAAAACCGGCACCAGTTTCGGTTTTCGCGACAGCTGGGCTGTGGGCGTAGATCGTAAATACACGATAGGCGTGTGGCTGGGGCGACCTGATGGCACTGCACTGCCGGGTAACACCGGGCGTCTCGCTGCCGGCCCTTTACTCCATACCATTGCAGATTATCTGCCTGATTCGAGACGAGCCATCGTGCAACCCGATAAAATTGTGAAGCGGGATATTTGCTGGCCACTGGGAAAATTAAAAACAGAAACGACACCGCAGCATTGTCATCAAACACTGAGCGCATGGATTATTAACGATACGGTACCACCAACTTTCGCCGAAACGAACAGTAATCAGCTTAACCCGTTTACTTTCTGGTTTGATGCGCAGAATAAGCATCGTATTAACAGTGGCTGTCATTTAACTTTAACGCAAGACTTACAAAAGTCTGTTGCTCTATGGCCCGCTCCGGTGGAACCCTGGATTCCTTACCGGCTGCGGCGCGCGCAACAAATTCCAGATTATGCGGCAAATTGTGATGGTGTACCGACTTCACCTCAAGGCATTCATATAACAGGTATAGAGGGCGGTACCCGTTTCAAATCGCCGGTGAATCAAAATCTCAAACCGCGTTTGGATCTCATGGCTGTGGGTGGCGATGGTAATCAGCATTGGTATATTAATGGCCGTTTCCACCACAGTTCCCGGCCGCTCGCGAAAATGGCTTTCAATTTGGCACTGGCGGGCGAAAATCAAATACTCGTGGTAGATGATGCGGGCAATACCGATATGGTACAGGTTATTCTCGAATAA